The Camelus ferus isolate YT-003-E chromosome 4, BCGSAC_Cfer_1.0, whole genome shotgun sequence genome has a segment encoding these proteins:
- the FRRS1L gene encoding LOW QUALITY PROTEIN: DOMON domain-containing protein FRRS1L (The sequence of the model RefSeq protein was modified relative to this genomic sequence to represent the inferred CDS: deleted 1 base in 1 codon), translating to MARSRRQRPGAWAPLLLLLLAGPAACAASPADDGAGPGGRGPRGRARGDAGADEALPRHDSSYGTFAGEFYDLRYLSEEGYPFPTAPPVDPFAKIKVDDCGKTKGCFRYGKPGCNAETCDYFLSYRMIGADVEFELSADTDGWVAVGFSSDKKMGGDDVMACVHDDNGRVRIQHFYNVGQWAKEIQRNPARDEEGVFENSRVTCRFKRPVNVPRDETIVDLHLSWYYLFAWGPAIQGSITRHDIDSPPTSERVVSIYKYEDIFMPSAAYQTFSSPFCLLLIVALTFYLLMGTP from the exons ATGGCGCGGTCCCGCCGGCAGCGCCCGGGGGCCTGGGCGCCGCTGCTCTTGCTGCTGCTGGCCGGGCCCGCCGCCTGCGCCGCCAGCCCCGCGGACGACGGCGCGGGCCCTGGGGGTCGGGGACCCCGGGGCCGCGCGCGGGGGGACGCGGGCGCCGACGAGGCG CTGCCGCGCCACGACTCCTCCTACGGCACCTTCGCGGGCGAGTTCTACGACCTGCGCTACCTGTCCGAGGAGG GTTACCCTTTCCCTACTGCTCCTCCTGTGGATCCATTTGCCAAAATCAAAGTGGATGACTGTGGAAAAACTAAGGGATGCTTTAG ATACGGCAAACCGGGCTGTAATGCGGAGACCTGTGACTACTTCCTCAGCTACCGGATGATAGGGGCTGATGTGGAATTTGAGCTGAGCGCAGACACGGATGGCTGGGTGGCAGTTGGCTTCTCTTCAGACAAGAAAATG GGTGGTGACGACGTCATGGCCTGTGTCCATGACGACAACGGCAGGGTCCGCATACAGCACTTCTATAACGTAGGCCAGTGGGCAAAGGAGATCCAGAGAAATCCTGCCAGAGATGAAGAAGGGGTATTTGAGAACAGTCGGGTCACCTGCAGATTTAAACGCCCTGTGAACGTGCCCAGAGATGAAACGATTGTTGATCTGCATTTGAGTTGGTATTATCTGTTTGCTTGGGGTCCAGCCATTCAGG gcTCTATCACCCGACATGATATAGACTCACCACCGACTTCAGAGCGTGTTGTCAGTATTTACAAGTATGAAGACATTTTTATGCCATCAGCTGCCTATCAGACCTTCTCCTCTCCGTTCTGTCTGCTTCTCATTGTTGCTCTGACCTTCTACTTACTGATGGGAACTCCTTAA